One genomic segment of candidate division KSB1 bacterium includes these proteins:
- a CDS encoding T9SS type A sorting domain-containing protein, translating into MTRGTHCAVLLATAAVLLSCSEVLRAQVPHLVYGEVRASDGSVPAASQVTFEAFIQNRPGEMLTDSAPGQTGLLPETSPLIWMVQCADFPTPWSIGDLLVVNVRSQLTGESASAEVLLTSDPYQDAGILPLPLHLVLLEAAWQDEGVLVRWQTTDEVDCMGFDLWRAEQGKQGWVRLNASLLPAVGGIGRRQEYRYLDQEAPRRTRCHYRLEEVARNGVRTVLGTVSVETPGLLPTAFRLSPAFPNPCRGATRISLSLARESSARVAIVDLRGALVKVLAEGSLPPGEHGLTWDGKDQHGRELPAGIYFCRVTAGGEHRVEKIVLTR; encoded by the coding sequence ATGACACGTGGGACGCATTGTGCGGTGCTGCTGGCGACGGCTGCCGTGCTGCTGAGCTGCAGCGAGGTTCTCAGGGCGCAAGTGCCCCATCTGGTCTACGGCGAAGTTCGTGCCAGCGACGGCAGTGTGCCGGCAGCGAGCCAAGTGACCTTCGAAGCATTCATCCAGAACCGTCCCGGGGAGATGCTGACAGACAGCGCTCCAGGCCAGACCGGCCTGCTGCCGGAGACTTCGCCTCTGATCTGGATGGTGCAGTGTGCCGACTTCCCAACGCCGTGGTCGATCGGCGACCTCCTGGTGGTAAACGTCCGCAGCCAACTCACTGGAGAGTCTGCCTCTGCCGAGGTTCTGCTCACCTCGGACCCATACCAGGACGCGGGCATCCTGCCCCTGCCTCTTCACCTGGTCCTGCTGGAGGCCGCGTGGCAGGACGAGGGTGTGCTGGTGAGATGGCAGACCACTGACGAAGTCGATTGCATGGGCTTTGACCTTTGGCGGGCTGAGCAAGGAAAACAGGGCTGGGTGCGCCTCAACGCGAGCCTGCTCCCCGCCGTGGGAGGCATAGGCCGCCGGCAAGAGTACCGCTACCTCGACCAGGAAGCGCCGCGCCGAACACGATGCCACTACCGCCTTGAGGAAGTTGCCAGAAACGGTGTGCGGACTGTCCTGGGTACCGTGAGCGTGGAAACGCCCGGCCTCCTGCCAACCGCTTTCCGCCTCTCGCCGGCGTTCCCCAATCCCTGTCGTGGGGCAACGCGCATCTCGCTGTCGTTGGCACGAGAGTCATCGGCGCGGGTGGCGATAGTAGACCTGCGTGGCGCGCTGGTCAAGGTGCTGGCAGAAGGGTCGTTGCCACCTGGGGAGCACGGCCTGACCTGGGACGGCAAGGATCAGCATGGGCGCGAGCTCCCTGCAGGCATTTACTTCTGCCGCGTGACGGCCGGCGGTGAGCACCGCGTGGAGAAGATTGTCTTGACCAGGTAG
- a CDS encoding sigma-70 family RNA polymerase sigma factor produces MKRSGLPDSILIKRALGGDQAAYRRIMERYRGPIFSVVYRMVRNRLQAEDLVQETFIKAFAALANFNEEYAFSTWLYKIAINNCIDYFRKKKLATCSLEHPIQAKDGEIPREFADASATPERTLLAKERTRIIEEAIASLPERYRICIILRHSEDRSYEEISQILNVPLGTVKARIFRAREMLKKRLKEQLRP; encoded by the coding sequence GTGAAGAGAAGCGGCTTACCCGACTCCATCCTCATCAAGCGCGCGCTGGGCGGTGATCAGGCAGCATATCGCCGCATCATGGAACGCTACCGTGGGCCCATCTTCAGTGTCGTCTATCGCATGGTCCGGAATCGGCTACAGGCTGAAGACCTCGTGCAGGAGACCTTCATCAAGGCCTTTGCCGCCCTGGCGAACTTTAACGAAGAGTACGCCTTCTCCACCTGGCTCTACAAGATCGCCATCAACAACTGCATCGACTACTTCCGCAAGAAAAAACTTGCCACCTGTTCCTTGGAGCATCCCATCCAGGCCAAGGACGGCGAGATCCCCCGCGAGTTTGCCGACGCTTCAGCCACCCCTGAACGCACGCTGCTGGCCAAGGAGCGCACGAGAATCATCGAGGAGGCCATCGCCAGTCTGCCCGAAAGGTATCGCATCTGCATCATCCTTCGCCACAGTGAAGATCGCTCCTACGAGGAGATTAGCCAGATTCTCAACGTGCCGTTGGGCACGGTGAAGGCCCGCATCTTCCGCGCCCGCGAGATGCTCAAGAAGCGCCTCAAAGAGCAACTGCGTCCCTGA
- a CDS encoding glycosyltransferase family 39 protein gives MVILLIGGAIRLYRLGAWSCWIDELYTFERPQQPWGNNLSYPFLLLSRVSLELFGHSAFALRLFPCLFGILALLAIYALARHLFDARVAMVALLFATFSPWHIYLWQFARAYSAVILFSLRALFCLHRFAQKGPPADLALFLDLFFLGFFFHNTAAFVLVTALVFMLTAHFFPPRPQAEVAKRAALVTAVVAVLGLLFFPSFLRFAAHWREKQMASGYWGATPAGFVLRVGYHLTPSLGVAALLGMGHLLAIRRREGALLASYALIGPVALVLAAACRVNVSAKYVSCTLPAFCIAAAYFVAHLASGAQGKKVAWAGIAALVLIPSLETCYGYFTHGWGNRDRLQEAICYVHEQAAKEDVIVPLYFFKDPAEARFYVVGIAQLKGIALDSSRIYVPRQEEDLRTLPRAWVLTVGKTVPPERPHMYRWLTASSHLVAEFPALRGVQDNAVRVYFHDTQ, from the coding sequence ATGGTCATCCTCCTCATTGGAGGGGCCATCCGGCTTTACAGGCTCGGCGCCTGGAGCTGCTGGATCGACGAGCTCTACACCTTTGAGCGCCCACAGCAGCCGTGGGGCAACAACCTTTCCTATCCCTTTCTCCTTTTGAGCCGCGTTTCCCTTGAGCTCTTTGGCCATAGTGCCTTCGCCCTGCGTCTGTTCCCTTGCCTCTTCGGCATCCTCGCACTGCTGGCAATCTACGCACTGGCGCGGCACCTGTTTGACGCCCGGGTGGCAATGGTCGCGCTGCTCTTTGCCACCTTCTCGCCATGGCACATCTACCTCTGGCAGTTTGCCAGGGCTTACTCGGCGGTCATCCTCTTCTCCCTACGTGCCCTCTTCTGCCTGCACCGTTTCGCGCAAAAAGGGCCCCCTGCCGACCTGGCGCTCTTCCTTGACCTGTTTTTCCTGGGCTTCTTCTTCCACAACACCGCCGCCTTTGTCCTCGTTACTGCCCTCGTCTTCATGCTCACGGCCCACTTCTTTCCCCCCCGACCACAGGCGGAGGTGGCAAAGCGTGCGGCCCTTGTCACTGCAGTAGTAGCGGTTTTGGGACTATTGTTCTTCCCCAGCTTTCTCCGGTTTGCAGCACATTGGCGCGAGAAGCAGATGGCCTCAGGCTACTGGGGGGCCACGCCTGCTGGCTTTGTGCTGAGAGTCGGCTATCACTTGACCCCCAGTTTAGGGGTGGCCGCCTTGTTGGGGATGGGTCACCTGCTGGCAATACGCCGGCGCGAAGGGGCCTTGCTGGCAAGTTACGCACTCATCGGACCCGTGGCCCTCGTGCTTGCTGCCGCATGCCGAGTCAACGTCAGCGCAAAGTACGTCTCCTGCACGCTCCCAGCTTTTTGCATTGCCGCCGCCTACTTTGTGGCTCATCTGGCGAGTGGCGCACAGGGGAAGAAAGTTGCCTGGGCAGGGATCGCTGCGCTGGTGCTCATTCCTTCATTGGAGACTTGCTACGGCTACTTCACTCACGGCTGGGGCAACCGCGACCGGCTGCAGGAGGCGATCTGCTATGTGCACGAGCAGGCGGCAAAGGAAGATGTCATCGTGCCTCTGTATTTCTTCAAGGACCCCGCTGAGGCGCGCTTCTACGTTGTCGGCATTGCGCAGTTGAAGGGAATTGCGCTGGACAGCAGTCGCATCTACGTGCCGCGGCAAGAAGAGGACCTGCGGACCCTTCCTCGCGCGTGGGTGCTCACCGTAGGCAAGACCGTCCCGCCGGAACGCCCTCACATGTATCGTTGGTTGACAGCGTCTTCCCACCTTGTGGCGGAATTCCCTGCTCTCCGCGGGGTGCAGGATAATGCAGTCAGGGTCTATTTCCATGACACCCAGTAG